One Methanobacteriaceae archaeon genomic window carries:
- a CDS encoding TRC40/GET3/ArsA family transport-energizing ATPase — MAFKDLFKFKKGKTTFVFIGGKGGVGKTTVSAATALWLANEGKKTLVISTDPAHSLSDSLEKKLGHDPTPIGENLWAAEIDPEVAMKDYQAKMKEQQALNPGMDMGMMEDQMEMATMAPGIDEAAAFDKFLQYMTTDEYDVVVFDTAPTGHTLRLLSFPEMMDSWVGKMIKIRRQIGSMAKAFKNIMPFMGDEEEEDRALEDMEATKKQIKIAREVMADSERTSFKMVVIPEEMSIYESERAMQALEKNNMHTDGVIVNQIQPEEADCDFCRARRQIQQKRLESIRQKFGNQLIAEIPLFREEVKGTEKLREVGKILYGEGEAEAS, encoded by the coding sequence ATGGCATTTAAAGACCTTTTCAAGTTTAAAAAAGGAAAAACAACTTTTGTATTTATAGGGGGGAAAGGCGGGGTTGGTAAAACCACTGTATCAGCAGCAACTGCATTGTGGCTTGCTAATGAGGGTAAAAAAACCCTGGTTATATCCACAGATCCGGCCCACTCCCTATCTGACTCTTTAGAGAAAAAACTGGGACATGACCCCACACCTATCGGTGAAAACCTGTGGGCTGCTGAAATCGACCCGGAAGTGGCTATGAAGGATTATCAGGCAAAAATGAAGGAACAACAGGCATTAAATCCTGGTATGGACATGGGTATGATGGAGGATCAGATGGAAATGGCCACCATGGCTCCTGGAATTGACGAAGCTGCAGCTTTTGACAAGTTCCTCCAGTACATGACCACTGATGAGTATGATGTGGTGGTTTTTGACACTGCACCCACCGGTCACACCCTTAGACTCCTCTCCTTCCCGGAAATGATGGATAGCTGGGTAGGGAAGATGATCAAAATCCGGAGACAGATCGGAAGCATGGCCAAAGCCTTCAAGAACATCATGCCCTTTATGGGTGATGAAGAAGAAGAGGACCGTGCCCTGGAGGATATGGAAGCCACCAAGAAACAGATTAAAATCGCCAGAGAAGTGATGGCTGACTCGGAAAGAACATCCTTTAAAATGGTGGTTATCCCGGAGGAAATGTCCATATATGAATCTGAAAGAGCCATGCAAGCCCTGGAAAAGAATAACATGCACACTGATGGAGTTATTGTTAACCAGATCCAGCCTGAAGAAGCTGACTGTGACTTCTGCCGTGCCCGACGCCAGATACAGCAGAAACGACTGGAAAGCATCCGGCAAAAATTCGGTAACCAATTAATAGCCGAGATTCCACTCTTCCGAGAGGAAGTTAAAGGAACTGAAAAACTGCGAGAAGTTGGTAAGAT